Proteins found in one Pseudomonas marvdashtae genomic segment:
- a CDS encoding GGDEF domain-containing protein — MTHNAIQRLLLKRFALAAATYALALVLLWLAFFSGHYLDSLRGVVIGTVLVVLCQVGLFTLFITDRNLRFADPSLTEIQVWIGLGWQTWMMAHLDQARGVFLVFYVLILLFGLFHLTRRAFVRCATLVFLSFTGITLWDGYFFRLPDPTLAGLQVCVLFIVLVWLVLYARYVQTSRQRMRQRRFALQAHQDTLRGMMRQLEDLVATDELTGLFNRRHFLRLASRELNTLRPGVAHGLALIDLDHFKRINDLHGHAAGDQVLQAFAAVATACLREGDVLARYGGEEFVMLLPACDPARLTACCERLRLAFTEVQVIELRVGSLSLSVGMTMLEMGDDLDSALQRADQALYRAKRDGRNRCAAAWENVDA; from the coding sequence TTGACCCATAACGCCATCCAACGCCTTTTGCTGAAACGCTTCGCCCTGGCAGCCGCGACTTATGCGCTGGCACTGGTGTTGCTGTGGCTGGCGTTCTTCAGTGGCCATTACCTCGACTCGTTGCGCGGCGTCGTCATCGGCACGGTGTTGGTAGTGCTGTGCCAGGTCGGCTTGTTCACGCTGTTCATCACTGACCGCAACCTGCGCTTCGCCGACCCCAGCCTCACGGAAATACAGGTCTGGATTGGCCTGGGCTGGCAGACGTGGATGATGGCGCACCTGGACCAGGCCCGCGGTGTGTTCCTGGTGTTCTATGTGCTGATCCTGCTGTTCGGGCTGTTTCACTTGACTCGCCGCGCCTTCGTGCGCTGCGCGACGCTGGTGTTCCTCAGCTTCACCGGTATCACCCTTTGGGACGGTTACTTCTTCCGACTGCCCGACCCGACGCTGGCCGGCTTGCAGGTGTGCGTGCTGTTCATCGTGCTGGTTTGGCTGGTGTTGTACGCCCGCTACGTCCAGACCTCGCGTCAACGCATGCGCCAGCGGCGATTTGCCTTGCAGGCGCACCAGGACACCCTGCGGGGCATGATGCGCCAGCTCGAAGACCTGGTGGCCACCGATGAACTGACCGGGCTGTTCAATCGTCGGCATTTCTTGCGCCTGGCAAGTCGCGAACTCAATACATTGCGACCCGGCGTCGCCCATGGCCTGGCCTTGATCGATCTCGATCATTTCAAACGCATCAACGACCTGCACGGCCATGCCGCTGGCGACCAGGTGCTCCAGGCATTCGCGGCCGTGGCCACGGCCTGCCTGCGTGAAGGTGATGTGCTGGCCCGTTATGGCGGCGAAGAGTTCGTCATGTTGCTGCCAGCGTGCGACCCGGCGCGCCTGACGGCTTGTTGCGAACGCTTGCGGCTGGCGTTTACCGAAGTCCAGGTGATCGAGTTGCGCGTCGGCAGTCTCAGCCTGTCGGTGGGCATGACGATGCTGGAAATGGGTGATGACCTGGACAGCGCCTTGCAGCGCGCCGACCAGGCCTTGTACCGTGCCAAGCGGGACGGCCGCAATCGTTGCGCCGCCGCCTGGGAGAACGTCGATGCCTGA
- a CDS encoding iron-sulfur-binding ferredoxin reductase, producing MPELKVTDRQWTVAVGANLLDALNQAGVPVPYSCRAGSCHACLVQCVSGDVRDSRPDALSPAQRDQGWRLACQCQVVEDVQIHTFDPQRDGQAAEVAAVDWLGLDVLRLRITSQRPLRYRAGQHLVLWVGGVARPYSLASLPEEDRFLEFHLDCRAPGQFIDGARQLQAGDPIRLGELRGGALHYDPDWHGKPLWLLAAGTGLAPLFGILREALRQQHQGAIRLIHLAYDADGHYLAKPLAALAAKYQNLTVELLTAAEAPQAMEQLRLSSRQTQALACGHPDRVEAFAKRLYLAGLPRNQLLADVFLTREDGAA from the coding sequence ATGCCTGAGCTGAAAGTCACTGACCGGCAATGGACGGTGGCGGTGGGCGCGAACTTGCTGGACGCGCTCAACCAGGCCGGCGTGCCGGTGCCCTACAGTTGCCGTGCCGGCAGTTGCCATGCGTGCCTGGTTCAATGCGTGAGCGGCGATGTTCGTGACAGTCGACCTGACGCCCTCAGTCCTGCGCAGCGTGACCAAGGCTGGCGACTCGCGTGCCAATGCCAAGTCGTCGAGGATGTGCAGATCCACACGTTCGACCCGCAACGCGACGGCCAAGCCGCCGAGGTGGCGGCGGTGGACTGGCTGGGGCTCGACGTGCTGCGTCTGCGCATCACCTCGCAGCGGCCGTTGCGTTATCGGGCCGGGCAACATCTGGTGCTGTGGGTCGGTGGTGTTGCCCGTCCGTATTCCCTGGCGAGCCTGCCCGAGGAAGACCGCTTCCTGGAGTTTCACCTCGATTGCCGCGCACCGGGCCAGTTCATCGATGGGGCGCGACAGCTACAGGCCGGCGACCCGATCCGCCTCGGCGAACTGCGTGGCGGCGCGCTGCATTATGACCCCGACTGGCACGGCAAACCGCTGTGGCTGCTGGCCGCCGGCACCGGCCTGGCGCCGCTGTTTGGCATCTTGCGCGAAGCCCTGCGTCAGCAGCATCAGGGCGCGATTCGCCTGATTCACCTGGCCTACGATGCCGACGGGCATTATTTGGCCAAACCCCTGGCGGCATTGGCGGCCAAGTATCAAAACCTCACCGTGGAACTGCTGACAGCGGCCGAGGCGCCGCAGGCAATGGAGCAATTGCGTCTGTCTTCCCGACAAACCCAGGCCCTGGCCTGCGGTCATCCGGATCGGGTCGAGGCGTTTGCCAAACGCTTGTACCTGGCGGGGTTGCCGCGCAATCAATTGTTGGCGGATGTTTTCCTGACCCGTGAGGACGGCGCGGCCTGA
- the pyk gene encoding pyruvate kinase: MSVRRTKIVATLGPASNSPEVLEQLILAGLDVARLNFSHGTPEEHKARAKLVRELAAKHGRFVALLGDLQGPKIRIAKFANKRIELKIGDKFTFSTSHPLTEGNQQVVGIDYPDLVKDCGVGDELLLDDGRVVMRVDTATATELNCTVTIGGPLSDHKGINRRGGGLTAPALTEKDKADIKLAAEMEVDYLAVSFPRDAADMEYARQLRDEAGGTAWLVAKIERAEAVADDETLDGLIKASDAVMVARGDLGVEIGDAELVGIQKKIILHARRHNKAVIVATQMMESMIQNPMPTRAEVSDVANAVLDYTDAVMLSAESAAGLYPLEAVQAMARICIGAEKHPTSKTSSHRIGKTFERCDESIALATMYTANHFPGVKAIIALTESGYTPLIMSRIRSSVPIYAFSPHRETQARAAMFRGVYTVPFDPAALQPGEVSQAAVDELVKRGVVQTGDWVILTKGDSYHTIGGTNGMKILHVGDPMV, from the coding sequence ATGTCCGTCCGTCGCACCAAAATCGTCGCTACCCTTGGCCCGGCCAGTAACTCGCCGGAAGTTCTCGAACAGCTGATTCTGGCTGGCCTGGACGTTGCCCGCCTGAATTTCTCCCACGGCACCCCCGAAGAGCACAAGGCGCGTGCCAAGCTGGTGCGCGAGCTCGCCGCCAAGCACGGCCGCTTCGTCGCCCTGCTGGGTGACCTGCAAGGCCCTAAGATCCGCATCGCCAAATTCGCCAACAAGCGCATCGAGCTGAAGATCGGTGACAAGTTCACCTTCTCCACCAGCCACCCGTTGACCGAAGGCAACCAACAGGTCGTCGGCATCGACTACCCGGACCTGGTCAAGGATTGCGGCGTGGGCGACGAGCTGCTGCTCGATGACGGTCGCGTGGTGATGCGCGTCGATACCGCCACCGCCACCGAACTGAACTGCACCGTGACCATTGGCGGCCCGCTGTCGGACCACAAAGGCATCAACCGTCGCGGCGGCGGCCTGACCGCTCCAGCCTTGACCGAAAAAGACAAGGCCGATATCAAGCTGGCCGCGGAAATGGAAGTCGACTATCTCGCCGTGTCCTTCCCACGTGACGCCGCCGACATGGAATACGCCCGTCAACTGCGCGACGAAGCCGGCGGTACTGCCTGGCTGGTGGCGAAGATCGAACGCGCCGAAGCCGTGGCCGACGATGAAACCCTCGACGGCCTGATCAAAGCGTCCGACGCGGTGATGGTTGCCCGTGGCGACCTCGGCGTGGAAATTGGCGACGCCGAGCTGGTGGGTATCCAGAAGAAGATCATCCTGCACGCACGCCGCCACAACAAGGCTGTGATTGTCGCGACCCAGATGATGGAGTCGATGATCCAGAACCCGATGCCGACCCGCGCCGAAGTGTCCGACGTAGCCAACGCCGTGCTCGACTACACCGACGCCGTGATGCTCTCGGCCGAAAGCGCCGCCGGCCTCTACCCGCTCGAAGCAGTGCAGGCCATGGCGCGTATCTGCATCGGCGCTGAAAAGCACCCGACCAGCAAGACCTCCAGCCACCGCATCGGCAAGACCTTCGAGCGCTGCGACGAGAGCATTGCCCTGGCGACCATGTACACCGCCAACCACTTCCCGGGCGTGAAGGCGATCATCGCCCTGACCGAAAGTGGCTATACGCCGTTGATCATGTCGCGCATCCGTTCCTCGGTGCCGATCTACGCGTTCTCCCCGCACCGCGAAACCCAGGCCCGCGCCGCCATGTTCCGTGGCGTCTACACCGTGCCGTTCGACCCGGCCGCCCTGCAACCGGGCGAAGTCAGCCAGGCGGCGGTGGATGAACTGGTCAAGCGTGGCGTGGTGCAAACCGGCGATTGGGTCATCCTGACCAAGGGCGACAGCTACCACACCATCGGCGGCACCAACGGGATGAAAATCCTGCACGTCGGCGATCCAATGGTCTGA
- a CDS encoding IS4 family transposase yields the protein MFNSTRFSQMLQALPHQHFKAAVKRCGADRYAKQFTSWDLLVTLIYGQLVQAKSLRTLSTASQSLKPHSYHLNAKNMVRSTLCDALNKRSPEPFRLACEHLLQGIGRKQRKSLEAMITLIDSTSISLRGPGFDEWTTATKTRITQGLKVHVAIDPRQTAPTYVNITAANVNDLSDALTMPLEAGMTYVFDKGYCDYNWWHQIDQTGSFFVTRLKKNANLKQVKNLRQEDAPQFIEADESVLFGKKYLNTRRPNHYQNQAVRRIQVRRDDHETPLVLVTNDFSRPAEEVADLYKQRWQIELFFKWIKQNLKLKRYFGFSENAVRLQIYSALITYLLLHLYQHRSGCSGSISDFAIRLTHSLFERPSSIEQLEYRRQKRTELKTAQGSLQL from the coding sequence ATGTTCAACAGCACTCGATTTTCACAAATGCTCCAGGCCCTTCCTCATCAGCACTTCAAAGCAGCCGTCAAACGCTGTGGCGCTGATCGTTATGCCAAGCAGTTCACTTCGTGGGATCTACTTGTCACGCTGATTTACGGCCAGCTTGTCCAAGCTAAAAGCCTGCGCACGTTGTCAACAGCTTCTCAGTCGCTGAAACCTCATAGTTACCACCTCAACGCCAAGAACATGGTGCGTTCGACCCTTTGTGACGCGCTGAATAAGCGCAGCCCAGAGCCGTTTCGACTGGCCTGCGAACACTTGCTTCAAGGTATTGGACGCAAACAACGCAAGTCGCTCGAGGCGATGATCACCTTGATCGATTCGACCTCGATCAGCCTGCGAGGGCCTGGTTTTGACGAATGGACCACCGCAACGAAAACTCGTATCACTCAAGGCCTGAAAGTGCATGTAGCAATCGATCCACGGCAAACAGCCCCGACTTACGTAAACATCACCGCCGCCAACGTCAACGATCTGAGCGATGCCCTGACCATGCCGCTTGAAGCGGGTATGACATACGTTTTCGACAAGGGTTACTGCGACTACAACTGGTGGCACCAGATTGATCAGACGGGCTCTTTCTTCGTCACACGCTTGAAGAAAAACGCCAATCTAAAGCAAGTAAAAAATTTGAGGCAGGAGGATGCACCGCAATTCATTGAGGCAGACGAATCGGTGTTGTTCGGTAAGAAATATCTGAACACTCGACGTCCCAATCACTACCAGAATCAGGCTGTACGTCGGATTCAGGTCCGTCGCGACGACCACGAAACGCCGTTGGTGCTTGTCACCAACGACTTCTCCCGCCCAGCTGAGGAGGTGGCTGACTTGTACAAACAACGTTGGCAGATCGAGTTGTTTTTCAAGTGGATCAAGCAAAACCTCAAGCTCAAACGATATTTCGGCTTCTCCGAAAATGCCGTCCGTCTGCAGATATACAGCGCCTTGATTACCTACCTTTTGCTGCACCTTTATCAGCATCGCTCAGGTTGTTCGGGGTCAATTTCAGACTTTGCCATTCGGCTGACCCACAGCTTGTTCGAACGCCCATCAAGCATCGAACAGCTTGAATACCGAAGGCAAAAGCGAACCGAGCTGAAGACTGCTCAAGGCAGTCTTCAGCTTTGA
- a CDS encoding tetratricopeptide repeat protein, producing the protein MRFVLFIALALSVTGCTRWSMNHHMNLAYKAYERGNCEQVMLELSKVDRASRARRYMQPEVSMMRGQCLERQKLFVDAAQTYQFILSQYPNSEYAYRARARLETLQSLGHYPTRSATAVRPTSF; encoded by the coding sequence ATGCGATTCGTGCTTTTTATTGCCCTGGCCCTCAGCGTTACGGGCTGCACCCGTTGGTCGATGAACCACCACATGAACCTCGCCTACAAGGCCTACGAGCGTGGCAACTGCGAGCAAGTCATGCTCGAGTTATCCAAGGTCGACCGCGCCAGCCGTGCCCGTCGCTACATGCAGCCGGAAGTCTCGATGATGCGCGGCCAGTGCCTGGAGCGGCAGAAGCTGTTCGTCGATGCGGCGCAAACCTATCAATTCATCCTCAGCCAATACCCCAACAGCGAATACGCCTACCGCGCCCGCGCACGGCTCGAAACCCTGCAGAGCCTCGGCCATTACCCGACTCGCAGCGCCACGGCTGTTCGCCCCACATCGTTCTGA
- a CDS encoding PilZ domain-containing protein, which yields MYKERRIERHQLSYFLEVFNGINNKSIGFLGNVSENGLMLISHLPLMVGARFDLRLKMPADDGPQQHIKLKATCLWCQEDVTPQHFDAGFSLQWAPPEYGQLVSALQQYFCFYPMPASA from the coding sequence ATGTACAAAGAGCGTCGCATTGAACGACATCAGTTGTCGTATTTTCTTGAGGTGTTTAACGGTATCAACAATAAATCCATCGGTTTTCTGGGCAATGTTTCAGAAAACGGATTGATGCTGATCAGCCATTTGCCCTTGATGGTCGGCGCACGCTTCGACCTGCGCCTGAAGATGCCTGCCGACGACGGGCCGCAGCAGCACATCAAGTTGAAAGCCACTTGCCTGTGGTGCCAGGAAGACGTGACCCCACAACATTTCGACGCCGGTTTCAGCCTGCAATGGGCACCGCCGGAGTACGGGCAGTTGGTGAGTGCGTTACAGCAGTATTTCTGTTTTTATCCGATGCCCGCATCGGCTTGA
- a CDS encoding DUF6124 family protein — protein MIKPTPNPPKKASRPTAKTPEEINLDKAAQKALDHYLKPKADKPAKNQRQLDYFIVAPNADAEGLLAHTYETFCSVSTLILDLSEDLEGAPRNLALAIHQMGEMGVLLLEKLLDSEAKVQR, from the coding sequence ATGATCAAGCCAACACCCAATCCCCCGAAAAAAGCCTCACGCCCCACCGCAAAAACCCCCGAAGAAATCAACCTCGACAAAGCCGCGCAAAAAGCCCTGGACCATTACCTCAAGCCCAAGGCCGACAAACCGGCCAAGAACCAACGGCAACTGGACTACTTCATCGTTGCGCCCAACGCCGACGCCGAAGGTTTGCTCGCACACACCTACGAAACCTTCTGCTCGGTGAGCACGCTGATCCTGGATTTATCGGAAGACCTGGAAGGCGCCCCGCGCAACCTGGCCTTGGCGATTCACCAGATGGGCGAGATGGGGGTGTTGTTGCTGGAGAAATTGCTCGATAGCGAGGCGAAGGTGCAGCGTTGA
- a CDS encoding DUF6124 family protein — protein MIKPTPNPPKKASRPTAKTPEEINLDKAAQKALDHYLKPKADKPAKNQRQLDYFIVAPNADAEGLLAHTYETFCSVSTLILDLSEDLEGAPRNLALAIHQMGEMGVLLLEKLLDSEAKVQR, from the coding sequence ATGATCAAGCCAACACCCAATCCCCCGAAAAAAGCCTCACGTCCCACCGCAAAAACTCCCGAAGAAATCAACCTCGACAAAGCCGCGCAAAAAGCGCTGGACCATTACCTCAAGCCCAAGGCCGACAAACCGGCCAAGAACCAACGGCAACTGGACTACTTCATCGTCGCGCCCAACGCCGACGCCGAAGGTTTGCTCGCACACACCTACGAAACCTTCTGCTCGGTGAGCACGCTGATCCTGGATTTATCGGAAGACCTGGAAGGCGCCCCGCGCAACCTGGCCTTGGCGATTCACCAGATGGGCGAGATGGGCGTGTTGTTGCTGGAGAAATTGCTCGATAGCGAGGCGAAGGTGCAGCGTTGA
- a CDS encoding Tc toxin subunit A: MADSRPVVQLMNQLFSQKQLGEYPALRTYIEADGSIFPLVEKGVRGLVRDYGVTPDDAHRFLRRANSMALYVRRQFIEHSLYAKRSDTRPVGAGGGLLSMVQGPNFEQLFMRGDSFDRLCPPQALESLTSPVAYLIELLRWIEQRIEAVSGDSLKLPLHDRRKDLKPLAVDFNAVHQSVSAVDIIVPVLETFINSHEPPADIEQALIEARYPNGLPYYQHWVTLDTVARQHDLSVGDFAHRVDLSFPYFLQPQAWGNDAGRALAHASRLGPFQRKLLTEPAIKEDDRDEFYLQNYGGEGLSWQNLNQVPFFGERTKLGTLGLEALLSVRGFAPVRSANVQTYPEPQPVEPESGRSGSVYLNANAHPAVHITDSGSDPSFLHKLSVAPDESIGLDRYDRMNRKVRLDQWLALPCEQVDALLVAAMNAEVRGGAQRKWWISESVVRALGLFQSLRERYGCTAPDFAVFIDTFSIYGRGEAHSKFDQIFNDQGDYSEPLVLDEGTFPVMPEPGQSDLTVARLCSALNIDLKTYAYLAQVVAGAHSVQNGSFQRSAAIISSFYRLVRLPRLLGITPVEGVLMLTLLGGEPWLNGVAGAPRVNPTPGESPDVLNLLHAMQACTQWCADRNLPVLWMLQQVSSPQAQAATDAERQFLEQVLNLLPGALFTETALLMAGVPPLAGGNWLDLLTVLVDPDGLVIAYPGTELEYLIFAREKLDDAVKDGLGEAFEPERPAIVEIMLSVLLQVRAAQASVAKECLAVYAGVDSEQALHVLTWANATVHRLLRQVLERAPLPPDSQEPARGRNEEPDPLLALLTDVRRRGAVVAKLALGAGLLQDYLDYGYRAWLGQDDKHAFTTRTLYYLTSLTHAFELSEQPAQKLLDYLREVDALDPSLSVDALGLVQQASWVRLAEFFNWSVQEVRECLRHIDPTSQVLKNLTQLDLLMRVRELATHTGMDALTIFLIGILPEGIDKPAYKEAAEHALLNETESGASAFTSSPEDLKQLVKITVAVDNTEVVANKPNEKITFTVTLRDRAGAPLSGVFVRWSATLGTIEAKATGVDGKVAVEFIPGKVMGTDTPLYWLDLFEPQYAPSIHVTADVLSLRVPVPLRSPVPLGEVTYGQEIELYGTLMDDCGNLGKNSLVQWLIETSEPADGQLVFRPRQAFANQEGQARSFVSSPTGGTFEISILAEGSERRSHFEPITFASQE, from the coding sequence ATGGCGGACTCCAGGCCTGTTGTACAGCTGATGAATCAGTTGTTCAGCCAAAAGCAACTCGGCGAATACCCCGCGCTTCGAACATACATTGAGGCAGACGGCTCCATCTTCCCGCTGGTGGAAAAGGGCGTGCGGGGGCTGGTCAGGGACTATGGCGTGACGCCGGATGATGCTCATCGGTTCCTGCGCCGGGCCAATAGCATGGCGCTTTATGTGCGGCGCCAGTTCATCGAGCACAGCTTGTACGCAAAACGATCTGACACCAGGCCGGTCGGGGCGGGCGGTGGTTTGTTGTCGATGGTTCAGGGGCCCAACTTCGAGCAGCTGTTCATGCGTGGGGATAGCTTCGATAGGTTATGCCCACCGCAGGCGTTGGAGTCCCTCACTTCGCCGGTGGCCTATTTGATTGAGCTGTTGAGGTGGATAGAGCAGCGTATCGAGGCGGTCTCGGGCGATTCGCTCAAGTTGCCGTTGCATGATCGGCGTAAAGACTTGAAACCGCTGGCTGTCGATTTCAATGCGGTGCATCAGTCGGTGTCGGCGGTGGACATCATCGTCCCTGTGCTGGAAACCTTTATCAATTCCCATGAACCTCCAGCGGATATTGAACAGGCCTTGATCGAGGCTCGGTACCCCAACGGGCTTCCTTACTACCAACATTGGGTCACGCTGGATACGGTCGCGCGCCAGCATGATTTGTCCGTGGGCGATTTTGCCCACAGGGTTGACCTCTCGTTCCCTTATTTTCTGCAGCCTCAAGCCTGGGGTAACGATGCGGGTCGTGCCTTGGCCCACGCGTCGCGGCTGGGGCCTTTTCAGCGAAAGTTACTGACTGAGCCAGCTATAAAAGAGGACGACCGCGACGAATTCTATTTGCAGAATTACGGTGGTGAGGGGCTGTCGTGGCAGAACCTCAACCAAGTACCGTTTTTCGGTGAGCGAACCAAACTCGGCACACTTGGGCTCGAGGCCTTGTTGTCGGTGCGCGGCTTCGCGCCCGTGCGCTCTGCCAACGTCCAGACGTACCCGGAACCGCAGCCCGTAGAACCGGAAAGCGGCCGCTCCGGTTCCGTGTACCTCAATGCCAATGCCCATCCGGCTGTGCACATTACGGATAGCGGCAGCGACCCGTCTTTCCTCCATAAACTTTCGGTCGCTCCTGACGAGTCCATAGGGCTGGATCGGTACGACCGGATGAACCGCAAAGTGCGCTTGGACCAATGGCTGGCGCTGCCTTGCGAGCAGGTTGACGCGCTATTGGTGGCCGCCATGAATGCTGAAGTGCGCGGAGGCGCACAGCGTAAATGGTGGATTAGCGAAAGTGTCGTGCGTGCACTTGGACTGTTTCAGTCGCTACGCGAGCGATACGGCTGCACCGCGCCCGACTTTGCGGTATTTATCGACACGTTTTCGATTTATGGTCGCGGCGAAGCGCATTCGAAATTCGATCAGATTTTCAATGATCAGGGCGACTATAGCGAGCCCTTGGTGCTTGATGAAGGAACCTTTCCAGTCATGCCCGAGCCCGGGCAGTCCGACCTGACAGTCGCCAGGCTATGCAGCGCATTGAATATCGATCTGAAAACCTATGCCTATCTGGCTCAAGTGGTTGCTGGTGCTCATAGTGTCCAGAACGGCAGCTTTCAGCGCAGCGCGGCGATCATCTCCAGTTTTTACCGTTTGGTCAGGTTGCCCAGGCTGCTGGGAATCACACCGGTCGAAGGCGTTCTGATGTTGACGTTGCTCGGTGGAGAGCCTTGGCTCAACGGCGTGGCGGGGGCTCCTCGCGTCAATCCAACCCCGGGCGAGTCACCGGATGTGCTCAACCTGCTACATGCCATGCAGGCCTGTACGCAGTGGTGCGCGGACCGCAACCTTCCGGTGCTTTGGATGTTGCAACAGGTGTCGTCACCGCAAGCTCAGGCCGCCACCGATGCTGAGCGCCAATTTTTAGAGCAGGTGCTCAATCTGCTACCTGGCGCGCTTTTCACCGAGACGGCGTTACTGATGGCCGGTGTACCTCCCTTGGCGGGGGGCAACTGGCTGGATTTGCTGACGGTGCTGGTTGATCCCGATGGGCTGGTCATTGCCTATCCGGGAACTGAACTCGAGTACCTGATCTTCGCGCGGGAAAAACTCGACGATGCGGTAAAGGATGGTCTGGGCGAAGCGTTCGAGCCCGAGCGTCCAGCCATTGTCGAGATAATGCTCAGCGTTTTGTTACAGGTCAGGGCCGCCCAAGCATCGGTGGCCAAGGAATGCCTTGCGGTTTACGCCGGTGTCGATTCGGAACAAGCGTTACATGTCTTGACCTGGGCCAATGCAACGGTGCATCGGTTGTTGCGTCAAGTGCTGGAACGGGCACCTCTACCCCCCGATAGCCAGGAGCCTGCCAGGGGACGCAACGAAGAGCCTGATCCGCTCCTTGCGCTGCTGACGGATGTGCGCCGTCGTGGCGCCGTGGTGGCGAAGCTGGCGCTTGGCGCCGGGTTGTTGCAGGACTACCTGGATTACGGCTATCGGGCTTGGCTGGGGCAGGACGACAAGCACGCATTCACGACGCGCACGCTTTATTACCTGACGTCGCTCACCCATGCCTTTGAGCTCAGTGAACAACCCGCGCAGAAACTGCTTGATTATCTGCGTGAGGTCGACGCGTTGGATCCCAGTTTGTCGGTAGACGCTCTGGGGTTGGTCCAACAAGCATCGTGGGTCAGGCTCGCCGAGTTTTTTAACTGGAGCGTACAAGAGGTGCGTGAATGCCTCAGGCACATCGATCCGACATCTCAGGTCCTGAAAAATCTTACCCAGCTGGATCTGTTGATGCGCGTTCGCGAGTTGGCTACACACACCGGCATGGATGCCCTGACGATTTTCCTGATCGGCATTTTGCCGGAAGGAATAGACAAACCGGCCTATAAGGAAGCCGCTGAGCACGCCTTGCTGAACGAAACCGAATCCGGTGCGTCTGCGTTTACCTCCTCCCCCGAGGATCTGAAGCAGCTCGTCAAGATCACCGTTGCCGTGGATAACACTGAGGTCGTGGCTAATAAACCCAACGAGAAAATCACTTTCACCGTCACGCTTCGCGACCGCGCCGGGGCACCGTTGAGCGGTGTCTTCGTTCGGTGGAGCGCCACACTGGGGACTATCGAAGCGAAGGCGACTGGTGTCGACGGGAAAGTTGCGGTGGAGTTCATACCGGGCAAGGTGATGGGCACGGACACCCCACTGTATTGGCTGGACCTGTTCGAACCGCAGTACGCGCCCAGCATTCATGTCACCGCCGACGTTCTATCCCTTCGAGTTCCGGTACCGCTGCGGTCACCGGTGCCGTTGGGTGAGGTGACGTACGGCCAGGAAATCGAACTCTACGGCACGTTGATGGACGATTGTGGAAACCTGGGAAAAAACAGCCTTGTGCAATGGCTCATCGAAACGTCAGAACCCGCAGATGGACAACTGGTTTTTCGCCCCAGGCAGGCATTCGCCAACCAGGAGGGGCAGGCACGGTCGTTTGTTTCCAGCCCGACGGGTGGAACATTCGAAATCAGCATTTTGGCCGAGGGCAGTGAGCGCAGATCCCACTTCGAGCCCATTACGTTTGCTAGCCAGGAGTAA